The Picrophilus oshimae DSM 9789 genome includes a window with the following:
- the fdhD gene encoding formate dehydrogenase accessory sulfurtransferase FdhD → MMPYISKNAVIIGRDRKFITDNVTVEEPLQISIENENRIYNVSIIMRTPVDDEALATGFLVNEGIIEPDKIIKVSKRSENNVCVSVESFNEDLLKNRNFYVNSSCGVCGKTDIENVFIKSHGIVRSQSRTDHSIILGLPDKMMKNQKIFSYTGGIHAAALFDLNGNMISISEDIGRHNAVDKTIGKMILKNVYRMEDSILQVSGRAGFEILQKASMFGVSIVSSVSAPSSLAIDVAETFNITLISFVRKNRMNIYSHPERIL, encoded by the coding sequence ATGATGCCATATATATCAAAAAATGCTGTTATAATAGGCAGGGACAGGAAATTCATCACAGATAATGTTACGGTGGAAGAGCCATTGCAGATCTCAATAGAGAATGAGAACAGAATTTATAATGTATCGATTATCATGAGAACACCTGTTGATGATGAGGCCCTTGCCACAGGCTTCCTTGTAAACGAGGGAATAATCGAACCTGATAAAATAATTAAGGTATCAAAGAGATCAGAAAACAATGTTTGTGTTTCAGTTGAATCATTTAATGAGGATTTATTAAAAAACAGGAATTTCTATGTAAATTCAAGCTGTGGTGTATGTGGAAAAACAGATATAGAAAACGTGTTTATAAAGAGCCATGGAATTGTTAGATCACAATCAAGGACGGATCACAGCATTATACTGGGTCTTCCGGATAAGATGATGAAAAATCAGAAAATATTTTCATACACCGGGGGCATTCACGCTGCGGCCCTGTTTGATCTCAATGGAAATATGATATCAATAAGCGAGGACATAGGCAGGCATAACGCGGTTGATAAAACCATAGGAAAGATGATTCTAAAAAATGTATATCGTATGGAGGATTCAATATTACAGGTAAGCGGCAGGGCTGGCTTTGAGATACTTCAAAAAGCCTCGATGTTCGGTGTATCCATAGTAAGCTCTGTATCTGCACCATCATCCCTTGCAATAGATGTTGCAGAAACATTTAACATTACATTAATATCATTTGTAAGAAAAAATAGAATGAATATATATTCACATCCTGAAAGGATACTATAA
- a CDS encoding DUF1641 domain-containing protein, producing MAKPINYNVEKTNEEINNIKDLMETIRSLDESGILDLIKGISNNYKYIFDVISDQLNKPGSKNMAANIANIIYVLANIDSERLFNAARSITEIFNSMNDERYGIAELIHLINTDPDAGRAVAIILKMLSGFFK from the coding sequence ATGGCAAAACCTATAAATTATAATGTGGAAAAAACCAATGAGGAAATAAATAATATTAAAGATCTTATGGAAACAATAAGATCTCTTGATGAGTCCGGAATACTTGATCTTATAAAGGGCATTTCAAATAATTACAAATACATTTTTGATGTGATATCTGATCAGCTTAATAAACCGGGCTCGAAGAACATGGCTGCAAACATTGCAAATATAATTTACGTGCTTGCAAACATAGACAGTGAAAGATTATTCAATGCTGCAAGAAGCATAACTGAAATATTCAACTCAATGAATGACGAAAGGTACGGAATTGCCGAGCTGATACATTTGATAAACACAGATCCTGATGCCGGGAGGGCCGTTGCAATAATATTAAAGATGCTGTCAGGGTTCTTTAAATGA